The following is a genomic window from Leishmania donovani BPK282A1 complete genome, chromosome 33.
CTTTGGAGTTTCCCCTCCCCTGGCGTACGGgttcacctcctcccccctcacgGGCTCTATTTTTCGGAGCTCGTATGTGCGCATCTTTTGTTTGtttggggagagggggcgggccCTTTCTTgctttcttcctcctcaCTACTTTTGCCCCTGActtgctcttctccctcATGCGCGCCCGCTGATTTCCGTAACCCAGCTCTCTGCCGTTCTGCACTTCTTTGCATGCTTGGAAGGCGTGCCACAAGAAGGAACCATGGCGGGACGACCACAAAGCGATaatgatgatgatgaggaGTGGGTCAACGTGCTCTCCGCCATTCCCCGTGACATGCTTCACCAGGCACTTACCCTTTCGCTGCTTTGAGCTTCGTGTTTCAGACCTTCGAGGAGTCGCGTCATCGTGCGCGTTTCGCTTTGCCTCCACCTACACTCTTGCCTGTCCACTGCGACAGGGGATCCCCTCTCGGGGTGACGGGCAAAGAGGGGGGATGCGTAAGTCTACCTACTCGTGCGGAGTGTTACTGCGTGATGACTCGAACACAGCAGAGCTCTCATGGTTAGCGTTGCCAGCGCTAGAGGTTTTGGGAGCGCGAGTGTAGGGGTACGAGATCGGTATATTCTGCCACGGAAATCGGAAACTCGCCCGCGAGGAAGAGTTGGGAACACGTGGATTGGAATGCGTCATGCTGATCTTTCCACTCGATTCCTTCTCTTCGTTTATTCAGTTTGGCGGGTCGTTCGTTGTCGATCTTGGGCGTATCCATTGTCGGcgtcatttttttttcgctgctGAGTTCGCTCGTATTGCGCTTGCTGAGCGTGCACGTGTCGCGCGCACGTGGCCGATAACGTATCACAAGAAAATGAAGTAGCACTGCAGGATAGATGGAGCGTGTAGCGAGCGCGGTGTAGGTGAGTAGCGGCGTTTTTGAGTCggggaaaaaaaggagcgcgGAAAGCGGGCGCAAAGCTCGCTGCCTGAACGGCGACTTGAGGGAGCAACGAGAAgcggtgaggggggaggagggaagggtgCACTGGCGTGCTTCTATCTGCACGCCAGtgcccacatacacacacggGAGCAGACAAGTAGCGAGCGAAAGCAAGCAAAAGGAAGAACCGCAAAGAAGTGAAGGGGAAAAAACAAAGGGAGCCGGCGAAGAGGGCGTGTAAGGAAGGGAGGCAGCAACACCTGCAGACCAACACGGTGCCACGTAGTATGGCACTGCCGCAACATACCGGAGGTGCCTTTTCGATGtcgctctcttttcccttttcatAGTGCagggcgcacgcgtgcgcgggctatggaagaggaggcacagCGGGAGATGATCTGTAAGGGCAGTGCTACAGCGCGTGTCTGCTGTGGAACCATTCTTCTCTTTGTCTTGCGTGAGTGAAAAGCAAGAATGAAACGAGTGCCGTGGAAGCTCAGCGCAGCAGACCTCATCCACCCATGCATCCTTCTCTTCGGGTGTCTTGTTGCACACAGCTTTTCCACTGTGGCGATCACCCCTTCTCCTTTATTCCTTTACCTTCTACGTGAGAGTCAATCTGCCTCGGTGCTGGAGGACGGCACCAACGCTTGGAGGGGGCCAGTGGGTGGGGTGCAGACGCCCTACTAACAAAAAAttcgctgcagctgcggaaCGTGCGCTCACACAAGGCatgctggtggtggcaccCCGGGGATAGCGACAACTCAAGCACAACCGCAACTGCCCCTCTTTGTTTCTGGTATTGATATTTTCACTCATCACATACGCAAAGATGCTCCGCGTATCTGCCGTATTACGCGATAGGGTGGCGCCGCAGTCTCTGCGCACGTTGGCGCACGATCTCCTTAAGGCCCAGCATGCATCAGGACGTATGCTCATGTCTGTCATGGGGCCAAAGTGCTACACGGCTCGAGGTACGCTTCTCATGGTCTGTGCGAATCTGCTGTGCTTCACCACGTACTGCCTCATGGTGAACTGGATTTACGAGGGTTACGTCGACTTGTGGTATGGTGTGTATGGCGTGGAAGACGATGCTGATGACAACGATGATTGAGATTGTAGGAAGGGCTCCGGGAATTGAGGTAAGGGCAAAACGAACGCTCCTGACACCTTCCacggggagaggaggagtggggACATATGCGGCTCTCTACAGCTctccatcttttttttttcacccACTGCCGCTCTTAGCTCGGTTACCGCGTGCACTATGCAGGGATTATCTTgtgcctctctgtctttcctATTTTTCTCTtggcactgcagctgcctgTACAGTGGTCTTCCCTTTTGGTCTCAAATGTGTGTTATGTTGCGCATTTGCGTCTATCTTCCCTTGCTTCCCATAAGCCACTATGCACATGCATCAGCGCTTCCGTGGTACGACTTTAAGATTACACTGCTTGTGCTTTTGTGTCTGTTGGAGGAAGGAGGTGAGGGATAcatctgcgtgtgtgctctggCACGCATtagaagaagaaaaaaaaaaaacagcagaaACGCAGCGTGCTTGAGGGAgctctcttttcgttttcttcaGCTTTATGAGAAGGAGCCCGGAAACGGTGCAGCTCAcgtctctttttctctcaaTGTGCGCATGCTCCGAGGCAGCGGTAGTGCTGTGCCCATTACTCTTCACACTGCCGCAGACGCATCCGAGTTAAGAGAGGGTGTATAAAACCGCAAAGAAGACAACGGTGAATCCTCCTGGGCCTTCTGCCAGTGCGCTCCGTGTGCAACGGAGCGGGGCACGCTCGttgctctttctctgtgcgcaACGTATACTGCATCCTAtgctctttccttttcttcctgCTTCGTTCTCAGTCCATGAGAACACATACGCAGTGCCACGAAAGGAGAAAAACAGAGTAACAGACAGAAAGGCTATTCAAAGCAGACGTATACGCAATTACAGGGAGCGTCAACGACGCGCACATCACGCAGCGCGCCTTCTTCTGTCCCCCTTGTAGCCAACACAAGATCCGACTTTGTGGTAATACTCGACAAGCTTCTCTTGCGTTTCCACTCTCATTACCGCCTCTTTTGTGTATTTCTGTAAAGGCGGGTAACGCAGGCGGTTGGCCAAAATATACCAAGAGAGGCTTCtgctttttcctttttttcttgcatTGACTCTTCTTGCTCAGCTGGTCATGGGATCTACCACCGGTGCGGACAAGACCATCAAGGTCCTCCTCatcggcgacagcggtgtGGGTAAGTCCTCcctgctgctctccttcaCCACTGGGGCCTTTGATGAGAATATTTCGTCGACCATCGGCATCGATTTCAAGGTGAAGAAGGTGGACGTCGTAGATGCCCACACAGGCGGCAAAACTACCGTGAACCTGCAGCTATGGGATACGGCAGGACAGGAGCGCTTCCGTACCTTGACCAGCTCATACTATCGTGGTGCACAGGCTGTTGTACTCGTCTACGATGTTAACGATCCGCAGTCTTTCCACGGTCTCAAGAAGTGGCTTGATGAAGCGAATAGCTACTGCCGCCGtgacgaggcggagagcaGTAGCATGGTGTTCCTGCTGATCGGCAACAAGACGGACCTGTGCCCTGATGAGAACTACATGCCGCTGCCCTGCTCGACAGCGCAAGGGTTTGCCCAGCAGAACAACATGCTTTTCGCCCTCACCTCTGCTAAGACAAGGATTGGGGTGGCGCAGGCATTTGACGAGGTGGCGCGTAGTGTGTATGATAAGTTGCAGGACTTGGAGCAGTACGAGCGACGTCGGATCACGAACTTGAAcgatggcagcagcaacggcggtggACAGGGCTGCTGCTAGGGCAAGCTGTACCACACCAAACTGAGAAAGGTGCGAGGAACGGTTCATAAGAGTAGAGGCAGAGCCGCGGTGTGCGGCGCATGCTTGCATCAGCCGATTCGAGTACAGGAACCCATACGCATATTTTCCAGCATGTGATGAGGGAGGCATAACTGGGTACTGAGCAGGAGCCGCAGgtgcggcacacacagacgagatgtggaagggggggggtgcactCAGCTATGCGCCTCTTGGTATTCCTGACATCGTGCTTCCCCCTCATTTGTGCAGTGCCTTCTCCGTCTTTCCATTGGCTGCCTCTTTCTTTGTCTCCCTGCGGCTCAGTCCCTTTTCTGCCGCTGGTTGCCCGCCTTAAGCCAGACATAAGGCGCACGGCTGGCCCTACAGCTAGAACTTGCCTGGCCCGTCACCTTTTTTAATTCCACCACCGCCTTTCCACACCCTCCCTCACTCTGCAGAGCGTATGCGCCAcggcctccctcttctcttctcctgTCGAGAcgcttctcccttttttttttcgtgttgtCTTTGCTTCACCGCGGCGTGGCTTCCCCGTGCTTCTCCTGCCTTAGCTTGCAAAGGTGTATCCGTTGCCCtgtgcatatatatgtgtgtgcgcgtgttgcgttttttttcccttttccgTGTACGATTTACGCTGAGAGGCACGGCATTGCCTCGCTGCCTTTTTTTCCCTCTACGGTGATGAGGCTCATCcgccctccctttcccttcccctctgcGAGTTACAggtccagcgccgcctttAAGGACACGAAAACTAGACAGCATCGAGGATGAAGCTACACTCTATTCTGCCAGGAAGAGATTGGTGACGAGAGTTGCGTCCTGAGACTCGCTTCGCTCTTGGCTTCCTTGAACCGACTCGTTGTCTCCGCGCTCTCGGTCAAGCCTTCCACAGCCTCTGTGCCCACTGGTTTAAGATGGTGGCCATCCACTAGCACTGCAGTTCGAGCTCTCTCGCTTGCCTTTgctctcgctttctcgcGCGTTACGTGCTCCCCTTATTCCCCATCTCCTCTCTCCGACGCAGGCCAGgacaaaacagaaaaaaaactCGTTTGCGTAGGAGTTTTCTGAACACCTACGGCGAGAGCAATCACTGCAACGGCGACCACAACGACCTACAAAGCAGCTCCACTGGGAGGGCGGAGCCATGTCTGGCATGGATGACCGCGCGAAGCAGTTCAAGGCGGCCGCTGAGGCTCAGCTCACTGGACCCGCGTTGAAGAGGGAGATCAacacgctgcgccgctttctttttcgcaACCAGGGGTGCCGCTTTACGAAGGCGGCTCAGCAGGCGCTCTACATGGCGGTCATCGCACACTACGGCAACTCAGCTGCCCATCACGCTTCTGGCTACGCAGCCGCCTGTGACACGCCGGCGACAACGGCGTTCACTGCAGGGGCTGGCTCTAGTGGGCCGACTTCGGCGTCGTGCGCAGATCCTTCGAGAGGCGCAGGTGTGCCACATCCGgccggcgacgaggacagcGACGAAGGGGaccgcggcaacgccgctgaTGCGACCGATGCACCGATTCTTCGCCTCCTTGACGACGCGCTCAAGATGCCCTTCACCGTTTTTACCTCTCCACAAAAGGATAAGCTGCTCAGTCTCTACTGGACCGTTCTCGGGACCGACGGCTCTGCAGGTGCGAACGCCGGCAACGGCACCAAGcccacccccgccgccacactCACGCTCTCACTTGTGGACATCGTAGACGCCGGCAAGAACAAGGCgcagctctccctcttcaccgATGGAGGTGAGGAGTATCCGCAGGAAGTGCTCGTTTCGGATGCCAGCACGCTGAAGCATCTGAGGACAGCACTTGACAATGGCAACGTCATTTCGGTGACGGTACAGGAGAACGAGACCGGCGCGTCACTTGTATCCTTTAGTGTCGACAACGAGTGAGCAAGTCATGAACAGCGCGTTGCGTTTCAGAAGTATGCtacggagagggaggtgttGACGTTGCTCCACATTGCGCTGGCTCGGcgtgtttttttcttttctgaTCTGCTCGGCTTTGCCGTGCTTAATGGCGGGTGACACCTCGGCGCGTGGTACCCATGACTCTGTACACGCCCTGTGTGGGGaagaagccaggcagcccctatcccctgccaatgctgcaccgcacctggcggtggcagggtcaggcgcctacgacgtggggaggtcagagcgatgcatcgctgctgacgtggGCGGCcaggtcgtggatggcgctgcgtcggagcgacccgcgACCGTGCACCGggctgcgccatccatgctATATGGGCGGAgtgtcagcgcgactcgaCCGCGAcccgcccggccctcactgcctcctggtgtgtggcgcctgcgccacgccgagggATGCGccgggtggcggccggcatagTGGGGGCAGCTGtggggctgcgtgcgcagaAGAGGCTGGCAGAGGCTGAGGCAGGGCCCGTGCTGAGatggctgcgccggcgcacggctgtgatgcgcgtgtctctagcgctgcttcgcaccacgcgatgggggcctgcgACGGGCCGGGGCTAGCGTGGCGTTGGGCTCCTGTTCTACGGCAGAATGAATGCGGTGCAAGCATCAAACAGAAACACGGCTCAGGCCTCGTGAATACAAGACGGAGGCATGCCTttgcttctcttccctctctttgtgCCGCATGCCAAGTAGAAACACAACGGGCAGAGTGCCTCAGTTTTGGATCGGGGCGTAgagtctctctctgtctttgcTGTATGCCATACACGAAAAGAAGACACCAACATcggggggcggggggaaggggagaaaTAACGCCGActtgtgtgcgcacgccgccCGCTGTTCTCTGGGCTCAACATGCGCCAGCCACGCACATTTGTGAAGCTTATGTGCGGCCCACGTCCCCCTTGTTCCGATACCCTTCCAGGCACTTTCAGTGCTGCCCATCCTCGAGCTTcttcgctccttctcctcgctGAGCCTCTGTTCTGCCTGCTGGCTTGCTGCCCTACTCGATAGCATCTCTTTTCGTTCACCGGCGCGCGTTCCCCCAGTCGCATCTGAGAACAGACGAAATATACGTAAGAAAAGGGAGCGCGCAAGCGCACGGAAACACCCAAAGCGCATCGGTGCGGGGATGGGCTCTTCGTGGATCTCCTTcgtccccacccccgcttcttctttcctcaactctctctctctctttgagGAGGTTTGATTGTTGCTGTCGGGATCCGTTGGCTCGCAttccccgctgctgctgctgctgcttctcttttaTCGCCTCTCCTTGCGTGCACGATTtcgtgcgtctgtgtgagAGGAAGCGAGTatctgcgcagcagctgacggAGAAGGGAGCGCACGAAAAGAGGTTGGTAGACCGAGAGAGCAAGGAGGTGGACAGTAAGAAGGTTTCCGAGTACTACTCCTAGCACACCCATCACTCTGCACACAAGTATAGGCCAATACACAGAGACCCTTTTAAGTAGACATATACGCGCCCTTCTCTGCGCGTTCTCTAGGTCGGCGGCGGGGTAGCGTATCCACCCTCATTAATGTCTTTAGTCTTTGCTTTATTCGCATCTCTACCTTCTGGCCGCCTTTTCACCGCGACACCATGGCTGTTGTGTCGAAGCTGACGTCGAGTCGCTTTCTTGGCTTCTacgccgtgcagctgctctgcctcgctgcggcggctcgcATTCTCGATGCCGTGGTGCTCCGGCGACGCGGTgcaagcggcagcacaaAGCACCGCTCTCGCCGCTTCTCTCCGTCGCGCgtcggtggcagcagcgaggatgcCACAATCAAGATGGATCGCATCTTCTGGgggcgcctcctctctcttctccgaCTGTGCATTCCTCATTTCGTATCCGTCGAATCCGGGGgtgtgctgctcttgctgaCCCTCTTTTACCTGCGCACCCACCTGACATTGCTGTTTGCAAGGGTTGTCGGGCGCAATGGCCGGTACCTCGTGGAGCGCAACACGAAAGCGTTTATTTCTAGCGTGGCGGACATCGGCTTGCTCGCCATCCCGGGAACGATTCTGCAAATCGGGGTGCAGTACGTGAAGATaatgacgcagcagcggctgcgagaCAACTTGCAGGCGGCCCTTCACAAAGAGTACCTCAAAGGGAACACGATCTACATGATCGCTACGCAGAGCGCCTTCATAGATAACACCGATCACCGTCTCACGCAGGAGACAGATCAGTTCTGCAAGGGCGTTGCTGGAGTATTCCGCGCCCTATTTAAACCGATTCTGGACGTGGTGACGCTTCTGATGGAGCTCTCGAGGCACGGAGGCCTTGCTCCCCCTGCTTTCTTAATCTCCTACTACCTGCTCGTTGCGACGTGCatgtcggtgctgctgcccaaCTTTGGTCAGCTGGTGGCGACGAGTCAACAGAAGGAAGGCAACCTGCGCACGAAGCACCACCAGCTCATCTCGCACGCGGAGGAGATCGCTTTCTACAACGGCGAGGAGATCGAGCGCGAGCACGCGGGACGCCTGCTGGGCTCCCTCATTCGCCACGAGTACAAGATCAAGCGCACCAAGTGGCTGACCGGGTGCAGTGACAGCCTGTTCATCAAGTACGGTGCCAGCTTGGTCGGGTACCTTGTGTGCAGTCTTGTCGTTGTCGACCAGTTCCACCTCATGACCAAGGGTGATCTTACTCAGCTGTACCTCCAAAATGTGCAGCTGTACGTGCCCTTTTCCGCAGCGATTGGGCGGATGCTTCTCATGCACAAACAAATAGGCGCGttgtgcggcagcgtgcaCCGCATtggcgagctgcgcgagagACTGGAGCGCATCAACATGTTGAATGTGCGTGGTGAAGGGGCCAACGTCGTCTACTCGAATGATTTGGTGCGATGGAGGGACGTGGATATCGTCAGTCCGGCTGGCATGAGTCTTCTGCATGATTTTAACCTCACTGTCACCCCTGGGAAGCACACGCTGATCATGGGCAGCAACGGCTCCGGCAAGACGGCACTGATGCGCGTGCTTAGTGGGCTATGGCCGGTTGCCAAGGGCAGCGTGACCCTCCCAACGGCCCCCGAGTCGCTCATGTGCCTGCCGCAGCGTACGTACCTCCCACCTGGctcgctgcgtgcgctgcttACATACCCGCACGTTACAGAGGACGCCCGCGACGGCAAGCCTGAGCAAGCTTTCGTGTCGGATGAGGTTATCATATCCGCGGCGATGTCGTTTGGCCTCAACCCCATGATGGATCGGGAAGGTGGCTTGGATGCCTCCGAGAACTGGGAGGAAGTGTTGTCGGGTGGGGAGCGTCAGCGTGTGGCCCTGGTGCGCGTCCTGTTGCACCGCCCGCAATTCGCATTCCTCGATGAGTGCACGAGCGCAATTTCCCAGGATGAAGAGCCCTTCTTCTACAGATTACTGCAGAAGGCAGGTGTGACGCTGATCACGGTATCACATCATGAGACACTGCGCAAGCTgcaccgcgtcgtcgtctccttggacggagaaggcggctGTCAGGTCAGCGAACAGTAAAGAGGGCGGgcgagtgagagagaagacaaATTGAGCGGATTGTTCGCCTCTCTTGTTTTGGGGCTGTGCTGGGTGCAGCTGAAGCGCGGATTTCTTTTGCAACTCAAGGTCGTCCCAACAACGGACTCTTGGGGCGCTGATGTTGCACCTCTgaaagacacacgcacacgaggagGTATTCTTTCCTTtctggcgacgacgacgacgacgacggaagACAAACAAGCGCAAAAGTAACCGAAAACGTGGAAGCAGAGCTGATGACGCTTTCGTTGTTCTTTTTCGTCCTTTCTCCTTTTTGCCTttgcgccctccctctccttcttcgaCTCATGCACACTGCCGTCCTTTTAAAAGAAAAACGCACCTTTACCTGCGAACACGCATTTtgcatatgcatatatatatatatatgtttaTGTATGTATTTGCTATCATTTGGAAATGTCCTGTTCggtgtctgtctgtgcgctGGTGTCTGCTTATGCGTGttctcttgtttttctttctctgccaCACCTCCAATGCTTCCTCCGCTTCCTTTATCATGTGCATACACACATCAGTGGgcgccttttctttttcgtggTTCCCTTCTCGTAGCATCCGCCTGCTAAAGGGTTGAACGTGGGAGAGGAGTCCTTGAGGGGTCTGTGGCGCTCGTACAAAATGTACAAGAACGACATTTTAAAGAAGAGGGCAACTCTTCTAGCGTGCGCAGCTGTACTGTGCGACAGCACCATATGCGGGCGCTGGGGTCTTCTGCGCTTCCATGTCTTTGAGGGTGTACGCTCTGTGTGCTCGCGTTTGCGTGCATACgtgtttttctcttccttcagCCATTTTTTTTGGGTTTCGCTAGACGGGGCCGATAATGTGCCAGTGGTGTTCTTATATATATTATTCTAAGTTTGCTGTGCTGTTGTTTTTAATATCGGCCTCTGCCCACCTCTGCCTGTGCCTTTCTCTCGGAGTCTCAAAAGATTTGCCCTTGCGCGCTTCCGGCACTGCAACACCTAACCGACtgtgaaggagaggggaTGTATCGGCTGTCTGGTGTGCGTAGGCGTATGTGTCTTGCTCTTTTTCAGCATTTTGGAGTGTGCACTGGTGTATGCTAGCGTTGTCGacctgttttttttttctttattGGTGAGGTGTGGTGTCTACATGTGTATGAAGGAGGCAGGGAGCTGAAAGTGCGAGTGCGCAGGAGTAGGTGCAGGTGTATAAGGCGACGCACAGGCCTTCACGAACCGTCTTTCCCCATCGCGTTCTCTCTGGGCTACATA
Proteins encoded in this region:
- a CDS encoding ATP-binding cassette protein subfamily D, member 3, putative, which codes for MAVVSKLTSSRFLGFYAVQLLCLAAAARILDAVVLRRRGASGSTKHRSRRFSPSRVGGSSEDATIKMDRIFWGRLLSLLRLCIPHFVSVESGGVLLLLTLFYLRTHLTLLFARVVGRNGRYLVERNTKAFISSVADIGLLAIPGTILQIGVQYVKIMTQQRLRDNLQAALHKEYLKGNTIYMIATQSAFIDNTDHRLTQETDQFCKGVAGVFRALFKPILDVVTLLMELSRHGGLAPPAFLISYYLLVATCMSVLLPNFGQLVATSQQKEGNLRTKHHQLISHAEEIAFYNGEEIEREHAGRLLGSLIRHEYKIKRTKWLTGCSDSLFIKYGASLVGYLVCSLVVVDQFHLMTKGDLTQLYLQNVQLYVPFSAAIGRMLLMHKQIGALCGSVHRIGELRERLERINMLNVRGEGANVVYSNDLVRWRDVDIVSPAGMSLLHDFNLTVTPGKHTLIMGSNGSGKTALMRVLSGLWPVAKGSVTLPTAPESLMCLPQRTYLPPGSLRALLTYPHVTEDARDGKPEQAFVSDEVIISAAMSFGLNPMMDREGGLDASENWEEVLSGGERQRVALVRVLLHRPQFAFLDECTSAISQDEEPFFYRLLQKAGVTLITVSHHETLRKLHRVVVSLDGEGGCQVSEQ
- a CDS encoding small GTP-binding protein Rab18, putative; translated protein: MGSTTGADKTIKVLLIGDSGVGKSSLLLSFTTGAFDENISSTIGIDFKVKKVDVVDAHTGGKTTVNLQLWDTAGQERFRTLTSSYYRGAQAVVLVYDVNDPQSFHGLKKWLDEANSYCRRDEAESSSMVFLLIGNKTDLCPDENYMPLPCSTAQGFAQQNNMLFALTSAKTRIGVAQAFDEVARSVYDKLQDLEQYERRRITNLNDGSSNGGGQGCC